The Pirellulales bacterium genome includes a window with the following:
- a CDS encoding HAMP domain-containing sensor histidine kinase, whose translation RELTEKTRRVAAGDLDGPVNLRSHDELAELGESLNQMCSRLADSQNKIREETAARIAAIEQLRHTDRLNTVGRLAAGIAHELGTPLNVVAGRAGLILSGRLAPDEIGVSAAAIKTEADRMTKIIRQLLDFARAGTPRKATVDLRSVATQTVDLLRGLAEERKVQLCVAASGEPAVAAVDAEQIQQVLTNLVVNAIQAMPDGGEVEIGIGRRAASVLEEVHGGLSPTSPSPLTGEGRGEGVAEKKGTVPFAARGSRPGEYYCIKVRDSGVGISPEHRQHLFEPFFTTKGVGEGTGLGLSIAYGIVREHGGWIDVSSEPGKGSCFSVYLPAETEL comes from the coding sequence CGCGAACTGACCGAGAAAACGCGGCGAGTTGCTGCCGGAGATCTTGACGGCCCAGTGAATCTCCGTTCGCACGATGAATTGGCCGAACTGGGCGAGAGCCTGAATCAGATGTGTTCGCGGCTCGCCGATTCACAAAACAAGATTCGCGAGGAGACCGCAGCGCGGATCGCCGCGATCGAGCAACTCCGACATACCGATCGGCTCAATACGGTCGGCCGTTTGGCGGCGGGGATCGCCCACGAACTCGGCACGCCGCTCAATGTTGTCGCGGGACGCGCCGGCTTGATCCTGTCCGGGCGTCTTGCTCCGGATGAAATCGGCGTGAGTGCCGCCGCAATCAAAACCGAAGCGGACAGGATGACTAAGATCATCCGCCAGCTCCTCGATTTCGCCCGCGCCGGCACTCCGCGCAAGGCCACGGTCGATTTGCGTTCGGTCGCGACGCAAACGGTCGACCTGCTGCGCGGGCTCGCGGAGGAGCGAAAGGTCCAACTCTGCGTTGCGGCGAGCGGCGAGCCGGCGGTGGCTGCGGTCGATGCCGAACAGATTCAACAAGTGCTGACGAACCTCGTTGTGAACGCGATCCAGGCGATGCCCGATGGTGGCGAGGTCGAGATCGGCATTGGTCGCCGCGCCGCTAGTGTTCTTGAGGAAGTGCACGGGGGACTGTCCCCGACGTCTCCCTCTCCCTTGACGGGAGAGGGCCGGGGTGAGGGCGTCGCGGAAAAAAAGGGGACTGTCCCCTTCGCGGCGCGCGGTTCTCGGCCCGGTGAATACTACTGCATTAAAGTCCGCGATTCGGGGGTCGGCATCTCGCCGGAGCATCGCCAACATCTCTTCGAGCCGTTTTTCACCACCAAGGGCGTCGGCGAGGGGACCGGCCTCGGGCTATCCATCGCCTATGGCATCGTGCGCGAGCATGGAGGATGGATCGATGTGTCCAGCGAGCCGGGCAAAGGAAGCTGCTTCAGCGTATACTTGCCCGCGGAGACGGAATTGTGA
- a CDS encoding sigma-54 dependent transcriptional regulator, protein MLIDAMKPKVLIVDDERSMCDLLEADLRLRDFVPVCFTSAAEGFAAFEGEDFDVVLTDLKMPGMDGIEFCSRLVANRPDIPVVVMTAFGSLETAIAAIRAGAYDFVTKPVEMELLGVILRRAVERRRLQEQVRSLSEAVARTSRFEELLGESPAMAKLYDQLSRIADSEASVLITGESGTGKELVARALHQRSRRNEKPFVAVNCAAMPDALLESELFGHIKGAFTDARSDRKGLFVQAEGGTLLLDEIGEMPLSMQAKLLRALEENKVRPVGGEREVAFDARILAATNRDLETAIEEGRFRQDLFFRINVIQIEVAPLRSRGADILLLAQHFIEHFAARGKKDVLGISEPVADKLLGYSWPGNIRELRNVVERAVALTRRDKLTLDDLPEKIRDYRSSQVLIGGPDPGELVPLEELERRYILHVLHCLGDNRTLAARTLGLDRKTLYRKLRQFGMLSEEAN, encoded by the coding sequence ATGCTGATCGACGCAATGAAACCGAAGGTTCTGATCGTTGACGACGAGCGGAGCATGTGCGATCTGTTGGAGGCGGATTTGCGGCTCCGCGACTTCGTACCCGTGTGCTTCACGTCGGCGGCGGAAGGCTTTGCAGCTTTCGAGGGCGAAGATTTCGACGTCGTGCTTACCGATCTCAAGATGCCGGGAATGGACGGCATCGAGTTCTGCTCGCGGCTCGTGGCCAACCGGCCCGATATTCCAGTCGTGGTGATGACGGCGTTCGGCAGCCTCGAGACGGCCATTGCGGCAATCCGCGCCGGCGCATACGACTTTGTCACGAAGCCAGTCGAGATGGAATTGCTGGGCGTGATCCTCCGCCGGGCGGTCGAGCGGCGGCGGCTTCAGGAGCAGGTCCGCTCGCTCAGCGAGGCCGTCGCCCGCACGTCGCGCTTCGAGGAGCTGCTCGGCGAGAGCCCGGCGATGGCCAAGCTGTACGATCAGTTGTCGCGGATCGCCGATTCTGAGGCGTCTGTGCTGATCACTGGCGAGAGCGGCACCGGCAAGGAATTGGTTGCTCGCGCCTTGCACCAACGCAGCCGGCGAAACGAAAAACCGTTCGTCGCGGTGAATTGTGCGGCCATGCCCGACGCGCTTCTGGAAAGCGAGCTGTTCGGACACATCAAAGGGGCGTTCACCGACGCCCGCAGCGATCGCAAGGGATTATTCGTGCAGGCCGAGGGAGGCACGCTGCTGTTGGACGAGATCGGCGAAATGCCACTCTCGATGCAGGCGAAGCTGCTGCGGGCGCTCGAGGAGAACAAGGTCCGCCCGGTCGGCGGCGAGCGCGAGGTCGCGTTCGACGCGCGGATTCTGGCGGCGACGAATCGCGATTTGGAGACGGCCATCGAAGAAGGCCGCTTCCGCCAGGACCTGTTCTTCCGCATCAACGTGATTCAGATCGAAGTCGCGCCGCTTCGCTCGCGCGGGGCCGACATTCTGCTCCTCGCCCAACATTTCATCGAGCATTTCGCCGCGCGCGGCAAAAAGGACGTCCTCGGCATCTCCGAACCGGTCGCCGACAAGTTGCTCGGCTACTCGTGGCCCGGAAATATCCGCGAGCTGCGAAACGTCGTCGAGCGCGCGGTCGCGCTCACTCGGCGCGACAAGCTCACGCTCGACGATTTGCCAGAGAAGATTCGCGACTATCGCAGCTCGCAAGTGCTGATCGGCGGCCCCGATCCGGGCGAACTCGTGCCGCTGGAAGAACTCGAGCGCCGCTACATCCTCCACGTCCTGCACTGCCTCGGCGACAATCGCACCCTCGCCGCCCGCACCCTCGGCCTCGACCGCAAAACTCTCTATCGCAAGCTGCGGCAATTTGGGATGCTCAGCGAGGAAGCAAACTAA
- a CDS encoding ribosomal protein L7/L12: MADDANLAADLRDLLAAGRKIEAIKRYREATGVGLAEAKSVIDELIEKLARGAPRPADASGESDFEQEIVSLLEQGRKIAAIKVYRERTGAGLKEAKEAVEAVAANRGIVAPSRSGCLGLLLFAWMIGLYWLFLTPR; encoded by the coding sequence ATGGCTGATGACGCGAACCTTGCTGCCGACTTACGCGATCTCCTCGCGGCAGGGCGAAAGATCGAGGCGATCAAGCGGTACAGGGAAGCGACCGGGGTCGGGCTGGCCGAGGCTAAGAGTGTGATCGACGAGCTGATCGAGAAGTTGGCGCGGGGCGCGCCGCGGCCGGCAGATGCAAGCGGCGAGTCGGACTTTGAGCAAGAAATCGTTTCGCTGTTGGAGCAAGGGCGAAAAATCGCGGCGATCAAAGTCTATCGCGAGCGAACCGGCGCCGGACTTAAGGAAGCGAAAGAAGCCGTCGAGGCCGTTGCCGCAAATCGCGGGATCGTCGCCCCGTCACGATCCGGTTGCTTGGGCCTGCTCCTCTTCGCCTGGATGATCGGCTTGTATTGGCTGTTCTTGACGCCGCGGTGA
- a CDS encoding transposase: MVFHFLNRGNDRREIFEDNGDYEAFLRVLRTTQQRIAMRVLAYCLMPNHWHLLLSPIADGELATFKQHLTRTHVRRWHLNRHSVGRGHLHQGTYKSFPVQEGDHFYTVVRYIERNALRANLVKKAERWRWGSLVQRIGQQTVVEPPELSKWPLAEPKDWLAWVNEPQTERELEAIQLSVSRGRPFGAEKWQTRTAKRLGLEFTLQPRGRPRTDKATSAKLK, from the coding sequence ATGGTTTTTCATTTCTTGAATCGGGGCAACGATCGGCGTGAAATCTTCGAAGACAATGGCGACTACGAGGCCTTTTTGCGAGTGCTGCGCACGACGCAGCAGCGGATTGCGATGCGGGTCCTCGCTTACTGCTTGATGCCCAATCATTGGCATTTGCTCCTCTCGCCGATTGCGGACGGCGAACTGGCGACCTTCAAGCAGCATTTGACCAGAACGCATGTCCGTCGCTGGCATCTGAATCGTCACAGCGTAGGACGCGGGCATTTGCATCAAGGCACGTACAAGTCGTTTCCCGTTCAAGAGGGCGACCATTTCTACACGGTCGTCCGCTATATTGAGCGGAACGCCCTGCGCGCCAACCTCGTGAAGAAGGCGGAGCGATGGCGGTGGGGAAGCCTCGTGCAGCGGATCGGGCAGCAAACCGTGGTTGAGCCACCGGAACTATCGAAATGGCCGTTGGCCGAGCCGAAGGATTGGCTGGCATGGGTCAACGAGCCTCAAACCGAACGCGAGTTGGAAGCGATTCAGCTGTCGGTCAGCCGCGGCCGCCCGTTCGGCGCCGAGAAGTGGCAGACTCGCACCGCGAAACGACTCGGGCTGGAATTCACCTTGCAGCCCCGAGGCCGACCTCGCACGGACAAAGCGACATCGGCTAAGTTGAAATAA